From a single Corynebacterium kroppenstedtii DSM 44385 genomic region:
- a CDS encoding (S)-acetoin forming diacetyl reductase — protein sequence MQKVAFITGAGQGIGEAIAKRLANDGFATAVADFNNDTAEKVANDISAQDGGKAVAVHVDASDRDSVFSAVDETVEKLGRLDVVVNNAGLGPTTPLEDITPELYHKVFDVNVGGTLWGIQAAMKYMKETGGKIINASSQAGQVGNPELAVYGATKFAIRGITQTAARDLAKYGITVNAYCPGIVDTPMMRGIAQEVADNAAKPFEWGMEQFAQNITLGRLSKPEDVAACVSYLAGPDSDYMTGQALLIDGGMVFN from the coding sequence ATGCAGAAGGTCGCATTCATCACCGGCGCTGGTCAGGGCATTGGTGAGGCTATCGCAAAGCGCTTGGCCAACGATGGTTTCGCCACCGCAGTCGCGGACTTTAACAATGACACGGCGGAAAAAGTCGCCAACGACATTTCGGCGCAGGATGGCGGCAAGGCCGTCGCCGTGCACGTTGATGCGTCGGATCGCGATTCCGTCTTTTCCGCTGTCGACGAGACCGTCGAGAAACTGGGGCGTCTGGACGTCGTCGTTAATAATGCTGGTCTTGGTCCGACGACGCCGCTGGAAGACATCACCCCCGAGCTGTACCACAAGGTTTTCGACGTCAACGTCGGCGGAACCCTGTGGGGAATCCAGGCCGCGATGAAGTACATGAAAGAGACCGGCGGGAAGATCATCAACGCGTCGTCGCAGGCAGGCCAGGTGGGCAACCCGGAATTGGCTGTTTATGGTGCGACGAAGTTCGCTATTCGGGGTATTACGCAGACCGCTGCTCGTGATCTCGCGAAGTATGGGATCACGGTGAACGCGTACTGCCCGGGCATTGTGGATACGCCGATGATGCGTGGCATTGCTCAGGAAGTTGCTGATAATGCGGCCAAGCCATTCGAATGGGGCATGGAACAGTTCGCGCAGAACATCACCCTGGGTCGTTTGTCGAAGCCTGAGGATGTGGCCGCGTGTGTGTCCTATCTTGCCGGCCCGGATTCGGATTACATGACCGGGCAAGCGCTCCTGATTGATGGTGGCATGGTCTTCAACTAG
- the pgm gene encoding phosphoglucomutase (alpha-D-glucose-1,6-bisphosphate-dependent), which yields MAHPRAGQLAQHEDLIDLAELVTAYYTKHPDPENIDQQVVFGTSGHRGSSLDTAFNEDHILATTQAIVDYRKKEGIDGPLFVGRDTHGLSEPAMISALEVLVGNKVTTLADSAGKYTPTPAVSHAILTHEHPKADGIVITPSHNPPRDGGFKYNPPTGGPAGTDATGWIADRANEYIAQGLKGVTRTPVSGVTDWGDYLKPFDFMSDYIDDLPSIVNLDAIRDAGVRIGADPMGGASVDYWGAIADKHRLDLTVVNPLVDATWRFMTLDTDGKIRMDCSSPNSMASLVHNRDKYDIATGNDADSDRHGIVTPDAGLMNPNHYLAVAIDYLFAHRPQWADSTAVGKTVVSSSMIDRVVEKLGRKLVEVPVGFKWFVPGLISGEIGFGGEESAGASFLRFDGTVWSTDKDGLILNLLASEIKAVTGKTPSERYAELAEEFGAPAYARTDAEANREQKDRLKKLSPSDVTATTLAGEEITNKLTEAPGNNAAIGGLKVVTENAWFAARPSGTEDKYKIYAESFKGDDHLAEVQREAQQLVEDVLGK from the coding sequence ATGGCACACCCCCGCGCTGGCCAGCTAGCTCAGCACGAGGATCTTATTGACCTCGCCGAACTTGTCACTGCGTATTACACGAAGCATCCGGATCCGGAAAACATCGATCAGCAGGTCGTTTTTGGCACGTCGGGGCACCGGGGGTCATCGCTGGACACCGCCTTCAATGAGGATCACATTCTTGCGACGACGCAGGCCATCGTCGATTACCGCAAAAAGGAAGGCATCGACGGCCCGCTCTTCGTCGGGCGGGATACGCATGGTTTGTCAGAGCCGGCGATGATTTCTGCTCTGGAGGTCCTCGTCGGCAATAAAGTGACGACGCTTGCGGATTCGGCGGGGAAGTACACGCCGACGCCTGCTGTGTCCCACGCGATTTTGACGCATGAGCACCCGAAGGCTGATGGCATTGTGATCACGCCGTCCCACAATCCGCCGCGGGATGGGGGCTTTAAATACAATCCGCCGACGGGTGGTCCTGCCGGGACGGATGCGACGGGGTGGATCGCGGATCGTGCCAATGAGTACATCGCGCAGGGGCTCAAGGGAGTCACGCGCACCCCTGTCAGCGGTGTGACGGATTGGGGCGATTACCTCAAGCCCTTCGATTTTATGTCGGATTACATTGATGACCTTCCGTCGATCGTGAACCTTGATGCCATTCGCGACGCGGGGGTCCGCATTGGTGCTGACCCGATGGGTGGCGCATCGGTTGATTACTGGGGTGCGATCGCGGATAAGCATCGGCTGGATCTCACCGTGGTCAATCCGCTGGTCGACGCGACATGGCGGTTCATGACCTTGGATACCGACGGTAAAATCCGCATGGATTGCTCCAGCCCGAACTCCATGGCGTCCTTGGTGCATAATCGCGACAAGTACGATATCGCGACGGGTAACGATGCCGATTCTGACCGCCACGGCATCGTCACTCCCGACGCCGGCCTGATGAATCCGAACCACTATCTGGCCGTCGCCATTGATTACCTCTTCGCGCATCGCCCGCAGTGGGCGGACTCGACGGCCGTCGGGAAGACGGTGGTGTCGTCATCGATGATTGACCGTGTCGTCGAGAAACTCGGCCGTAAGCTTGTTGAAGTTCCTGTTGGGTTTAAGTGGTTTGTCCCGGGGCTGATTTCAGGTGAGATCGGCTTTGGCGGGGAAGAGTCGGCGGGGGCTTCCTTCCTTCGTTTCGATGGAACCGTGTGGTCGACAGATAAGGACGGGCTGATTCTTAACCTGCTGGCCAGCGAGATCAAAGCGGTCACGGGGAAGACGCCGTCCGAACGGTATGCGGAATTGGCGGAGGAGTTCGGCGCTCCGGCCTATGCGCGTACCGACGCCGAGGCCAACCGTGAGCAGAAGGATCGGCTGAAGAAGCTGTCTCCGTCGGATGTCACCGCAACGACCCTGGCGGGGGAGGAGATCACGAACAAGTTGACCGAAGCGCCTGGTAACAATGCGGCGATTGGTGGTCTGAAAGTCGTGACCGAGAACGCGTGGTTCGCTGCTCGGCCGTCGGGCACCGAGGATAAATACAAGATCTATGCGGAGTCCTTCAAGGGCGACGATCACTTGGCCGAAGTTCAGCGCGAGGCGCAGCAGCTCGTTGAGGACGTGCTAGGCAAGTAA
- a CDS encoding DsbA family protein yields the protein MSSNKIKAPNEKNNGFIWAIAVIVIIIAVVIGFVIINDKNNSSSSSDAAKDQADVTAEFNLDGSTANFKSSDAKSDVPTVDLYDDLTCPHCADLESSTGQSLLDAVNQGKLNLNIRTMNFLDKGQNGKLDEQGPATKALTALYAVAKSGDGKLYWNYRASLFENQEKVYGSWGYDNFADLAKDMGASKGVVKDIKDAKYHKDALKMAEDNEKKLTEEGDGQVSSPRVFVNGKELKLQSSDQHAFEDWVPQAETGKVE from the coding sequence TTGAGTAGTAACAAGATTAAAGCACCAAATGAGAAAAATAACGGTTTTATCTGGGCGATCGCCGTCATCGTTATTATTATCGCCGTGGTGATTGGCTTTGTCATTATTAATGACAAGAACAACAGCTCGTCCTCAAGCGACGCCGCGAAAGATCAAGCCGATGTCACCGCAGAGTTCAATCTTGACGGCTCGACAGCGAACTTCAAGAGCAGCGATGCGAAATCAGACGTTCCCACCGTCGATCTCTATGACGACTTGACGTGCCCTCACTGTGCTGACTTGGAATCGAGTACTGGACAGTCTCTCCTCGACGCTGTTAACCAGGGGAAACTGAACCTGAACATCCGCACGATGAACTTCCTGGATAAAGGCCAGAACGGAAAACTTGATGAGCAGGGGCCAGCAACCAAGGCTTTGACGGCGCTGTATGCGGTGGCCAAGTCCGGTGACGGAAAACTGTATTGGAACTACCGAGCCAGCCTATTTGAAAACCAGGAGAAAGTTTATGGCTCATGGGGCTATGACAACTTTGCAGACCTTGCCAAGGATATGGGTGCATCCAAGGGCGTTGTGAAAGACATCAAGGACGCGAAATACCACAAGGACGCCCTGAAAATGGCCGAGGACAATGAAAAGAAGTTGACCGAGGAAGGCGATGGGCAGGTTTCTAGCCCGCGCGTCTTCGTCAATGGTAAAGAGCTCAAGTTGCAGTCCTCTGACCAGCACGCATTCGAGGATTGGGTCCCTCAGGCTGAAACAGGCAAGGTCGAATAA